TCCGGGACACCGGAGGCACGGAGTCGGGTGCCCTCGTCGTTTTCGCCGGGACGGTCCGCGGCGCGGAGGAGGGGCGTGAAGTGGTGGCCCTCGAATACGACGTGCACCCTGCCATGGCGGAGCGGGTGCTGGCGGCGATCGAAGAAGAGATCGCAGGGCGCGACGGGATCGCCGCCTGCCGCATCGTGCACCGCGTGGGCGCCGTCCCCGCGGGAGAACCGAGCGTTTATGTGGTCGTGCGCGGGCGACATCGGCCCGAAGCGTTCGAGGCGGCGCGCGAAGGAATCGATCGCGTGAAGCGCGAGGCCCCGATCTGGAAGACGATTCTCCACCCGGACGGAAGCCGAACCGCCGGTCGGGAGTCGGTTCCGCTGGGTCTCGGGATTTTGCCTCGGACCCCTGCGCCATCCGCTGCGAGCGCGCGGAATCGAGGTTGACACTTGTGAAGGGCCCACCTTAAGATTGCGCCAGTGTAGCGGGAGTCTGCCCCAGCGGTTGCTGAAGTTCCAGCGATGACCGCACCGGGCCGCCCTGTGCGGCTGACCCGAAGGACTACAGCGGAGGAGGGTTGCTCGATGGAAATCCAGGAGATCCTCGTCGCGGACCGTGGTGTCTCGCGCCGATCGTTCATCAAGGGTGTCATCGCGGCAGGAGCGACCGTTTCCTCCGCCTCGTACCTCTTTCGGTCGCCGGGCACGGCATTCGCGCAGGCGGCGCAAGGGACGGTCGAGCGGCTGGTCACGTTGAACGTGAACGGGCAGGCGCGTCCCGTGGATGTCGCCCCCCAGGAGACACTCGGTACGACCCTCCGGTATAAGCTGGGTCTCACGGGGACGAAGTATGGGTGTGACAGGGCCGAATGTGGCGCATGTACCGTGCTCATTGACGGTGCGCCCCACTATTCGTGCTCTCTCCTCACGCATCAGGTTCGCGGTCGGCAGGTCACGACCATTGAAGGTCTCGCGGCGCCGAACGGCACCCTTTCCGTGGTCCAGCAGGCGGTGCTCGAGGAAGCCGGCTTCCAGTGCGCTTTCTGCTCCTCGGGCTTCATCATGGCGATGACCGGCATGCTCAACCGGAATCCGAATCCGACGCGCGAAGAGGCTCGCCGACACCTTTCGGGCAACCTCTGCCGGTGTGGCGACTACGATAAGATCCTCGCGAGCGCGATGCGCGCCATCGAGCTCTCGCGGGCGACCGCCTGAGCGTAGAACCTCGCGGACGTACTTCTTGCCGGGGCGAACCCCCGAGGGAGGCATAGGACGATGGCCGACTACAGGTTGATCGGGACTAGCCAGGCGCCGAAGGACCTGGTCGCGAAGATCACCGGAAGAGCCAGATACGCCGAGGACTACCGGGTGGACGGGATGGTCTTCGCGAAGCTCCTCTTGAGTCCCGTGCCGAATGGCCGGGTGACACGCCTGGACGTGAGCCGCGCCCTCGAGGTCCCTGGGGTGCTCGGCGTGTTGACTCCGGACGACCTCGAACCACAGGAAGGAACGGGCGAACCCCTCCTGGCCAGCGAGCCCAAGTACCAGGGTCAGCCGCTCGCCGCCGTGGCCGCGGTGGACGAGACAGCAGCGGCGGAAGGGGTTGCCGCCATCGTGCTCGAGATCGAGCGGAAGCCCTTCGTGCTCGATCCGATCGAATCCCTCCGCCCGGGTGGTCCCAACTCATGGGAGATCCCGAACGAGGAGGACCCCGAGGGTCCGTTGCTGTCCGTGAACAGCTTCGAGGGCTTCGGAATGGCTGAGATCAAGTGGTCCGAAGCCGACATCGCGGCGCTCGAGGGCGATACCTTCCCGGAGGGGGAGTTCCCCGGCGCCACCGGCTTCGAGAAGGGCGACCTCGCGGATGCCTTTGCCCGGTCCGCGGTGATCGTCGAGCAACCGATCGTTTACGCCTCGCACTCGCACCACCCGATGGAGCCCAGAAGCTCCATGGCTTACTGGCAGGGCGGGAAGTGCTTCGTGCATTGCTCCACGCAGAGCACCGCGCGGACCGCTCGGAGCTACGCGGGCCGGCTCGGGCTCGAAGAGGCCGATCTCGTCCTCATCAGTCCCTTCGTCGGCGGTGGGTTCGGGAGCAAGATCGGGGGAAGCGTCACCGACCTGATTCCCGCGCACCTCTCCCGGAAGATCAATCGCCCGGTCATGCTCCGCGTGTCCCGCGACGAGGAGACCTACTTCGGGCGGGCCCGTCCCGGACTCCAGGGGTGGGTGAAGATGGGATTCCGCGCGGACGGAAGGGTCCTCGCGGTGGACCTCCTCGTGATCCAGGAGAATGGTCCGTACGGGCGCCAGGGGGACATGGGGCAGGCCGGAAACGTCACCTCCCTGATTCTCCAGCCCGAGGCCATGCGCCATCGGGCGATCGCGGTCCTGACGAACACGCCGCCAAAGTCAGCCCAGCGTGGCCCCGGTGGCGCGCAGGTTGTTCCCATGATCACGACGGTCCTGGAGATGGGCGCGAAGCAGCTCGGCGTGGACCGGGTGGACATGATGCTCCTGAACGCGCCCGAGAACCGGGCTGCCTTCGGGGGCGGAAACGCCCGCGTCTCGACGGCCTTCGTCCGCGAAGCGATCCAGATGGGCCGCGAGCAATTCAATTGGGATCAGAAGCGGAACCTCAGCGGCCAGGTGAACGGGAGCAAGGTGACGGGGGTCGGTCTCTCCCTGAGCTCCTACGTCGCGGGAAGCTCAGGAATGGACGGGCTCGTCGTGATCCGCCCGGATGGAAGCGTGACGATCCACTCCGGAATCGGAAATCTCGGCACCCACTCGGTTTTCGACACCGGGATGGCGGCGGCAGAGGTACTCGGAGTGAATTGGGACGAAGTGCAGTACGTCTGGGGTGACTCGAGCCAGGGGCTCCCCTGGAGTTCTTCGCAGTCGGGCAGCCAGACGACGCACGCCCATACCCGCGCGAACTGGGCCGCGGGCCACGACGCCCTCCGGAAGCTCCAGGAGATCGCGGCGCGCGATCTCGGCGGGAATCCGGGCGACTACACGGTGGATGGCCGCCGTGTCTTCCGCGCCAGCAGCCCGTCGGTCGGGATGACTTTCGCGCAGGCGGCGCAACGCGCCATCGCGCTCGGGGGGCGGTACGACGGCCACGAGCTCCCCGAGGACATCAACTCGATGACGGTCGCCACGGTCCAGACCCACCTGGTCGGGCAGGGGCTGATCGGCGTTGCGCGGGACACCTATGGCGGTCAGGGATCCGTCTGGTCCAGCACCGTCTCCTTCGCTGTCGTGGAGGTGGACCGGGAGACGGGAGTCATCGAGGTGAAGGAAATGCTCACCGTCGGCGATGTCGGAACGATCCTCAATCCGCGAAGCCTCAACGCTCAGATCAACGGCGGGGTGCTCCAGGGGATGAGCGCCGCCCGATTCGAGCACTGGGCATTCGATCCGCGGTGGGGCGTCAACCAGAACAAGGGCTTCCATTCGGTGAAGCCCTTTTCGATCCTCGACGTTCCGGAGCAGATGACGGCGATGGCGGTCAACATCGCGGACGACCAGACTCCCGTGGGTTCGCGAGGCGTCGGGGAGCCGCCCGTAGGGGGAGGCGCCGGCGCGATCGTCTCGGCTGTCTACGACGCCATCGGCGTACCGATCTACCGCACGCCGCTCACGCCGGACAAGATTTTGAATGCCATCGAAGGTGGTGCCACGGGTTATACCACCCTCCAGACCCACGTCTGACCAGGGAGTAGAGGAGAGCGACCATGGGCGAGATTCGGGACATGATGGGAACGTTCGAGCTCTATCAGCCGATGGAGCTCGATGGGGCCCTCGACCTCCTGCGGCGCCATGGATCCGATGCTTGGGTCCTGGGGGGGGGATTGGACACCTTCGGTTGGCTCAAGGACCGCGCGAAGTCCACCCCTGTCGTGGTGGACTTGGGAGGGATCGCCGAGCTGCGCGGGATCCAGGTCAATGAAGACGGAGTCCGGATCGGGGGACTGACGAGTGTCTGGGACGTCGCCACGCACCCGGACATCGCGACCCGCTTTCCGGTACTGGCTCGGTCCGCCGAGTCGGTCGCGACGCCACAGATCCGCACGCAGGGAACGATCGGCGGGAACGTGGCGCAGGATACCCGGTGCTGGTACTACCGGAGCGGTTGGCCCTGCTATCGCGCCGGCGGCAATACCTGTTACGCCAACGCGCCGGGCGCCCTCAATCGCGAGCACGCGCTCTTCGAGTCGAGCCGTTGCGTCGCCGTCACTCCGTCCGACGTCGCCACGGCCCTGGTCGCTCTCGACGCTGAGATGGAGATCCGGACTGTGGGCGGAACGAAGTCGGTGCGGGCGCGCGATTTCTTCATCGGCCCCGCCATTGATATC
The sequence above is drawn from the Gemmatimonadota bacterium genome and encodes:
- a CDS encoding molybdenum cofactor biosynthesis protein MoaE, which encodes MGNRIRAEPLSLDELLRDTGGTESGALVVFAGTVRGAEEGREVVALEYDVHPAMAERVLAAIEEEIAGRDGIAACRIVHRVGAVPAGEPSVYVVVRGRHRPEAFEAAREGIDRVKREAPIWKTILHPDGSRTAGRESVPLGLGILPRTPAPSAASARNRG
- a CDS encoding (2Fe-2S)-binding protein, whose protein sequence is MEIQEILVADRGVSRRSFIKGVIAAGATVSSASYLFRSPGTAFAQAAQGTVERLVTLNVNGQARPVDVAPQETLGTTLRYKLGLTGTKYGCDRAECGACTVLIDGAPHYSCSLLTHQVRGRQVTTIEGLAAPNGTLSVVQQAVLEEAGFQCAFCSSGFIMAMTGMLNRNPNPTREEARRHLSGNLCRCGDYDKILASAMRAIELSRATA
- a CDS encoding xanthine dehydrogenase family protein subunit M, with amino-acid sequence MGEIRDMMGTFELYQPMELDGALDLLRRHGSDAWVLGGGLDTFGWLKDRAKSTPVVVDLGGIAELRGIQVNEDGVRIGGLTSVWDVATHPDIATRFPVLARSAESVATPQIRTQGTIGGNVAQDTRCWYYRSGWPCYRAGGNTCYANAPGALNREHALFESSRCVAVTPSDVATALVALDAEMEIRTVGGTKSVRARDFFIGPAIDIRRMTALGSDEILTAITIPNTWASKPAYYEKVQDRKSWDFALANVASVLDVQGGVIQDARIVVGGVAARPLRMERVESAIRGRAINEATLEEAGRLAVQGARPLQYNAYKIALTRNLVKRAIREASA
- a CDS encoding molybdopterin cofactor-binding domain-containing protein; translation: MADYRLIGTSQAPKDLVAKITGRARYAEDYRVDGMVFAKLLLSPVPNGRVTRLDVSRALEVPGVLGVLTPDDLEPQEGTGEPLLASEPKYQGQPLAAVAAVDETAAAEGVAAIVLEIERKPFVLDPIESLRPGGPNSWEIPNEEDPEGPLLSVNSFEGFGMAEIKWSEADIAALEGDTFPEGEFPGATGFEKGDLADAFARSAVIVEQPIVYASHSHHPMEPRSSMAYWQGGKCFVHCSTQSTARTARSYAGRLGLEEADLVLISPFVGGGFGSKIGGSVTDLIPAHLSRKINRPVMLRVSRDEETYFGRARPGLQGWVKMGFRADGRVLAVDLLVIQENGPYGRQGDMGQAGNVTSLILQPEAMRHRAIAVLTNTPPKSAQRGPGGAQVVPMITTVLEMGAKQLGVDRVDMMLLNAPENRAAFGGGNARVSTAFVREAIQMGREQFNWDQKRNLSGQVNGSKVTGVGLSLSSYVAGSSGMDGLVVIRPDGSVTIHSGIGNLGTHSVFDTGMAAAEVLGVNWDEVQYVWGDSSQGLPWSSSQSGSQTTHAHTRANWAAGHDALRKLQEIAARDLGGNPGDYTVDGRRVFRASSPSVGMTFAQAAQRAIALGGRYDGHELPEDINSMTVATVQTHLVGQGLIGVARDTYGGQGSVWSSTVSFAVVEVDRETGVIEVKEMLTVGDVGTILNPRSLNAQINGGVLQGMSAARFEHWAFDPRWGVNQNKGFHSVKPFSILDVPEQMTAMAVNIADDQTPVGSRGVGEPPVGGGAGAIVSAVYDAIGVPIYRTPLTPDKILNAIEGGATGYTTLQTHV